One window of Thermocoleostomius sinensis A174 genomic DNA carries:
- the glgX gene encoding glycogen debranching protein GlgX: MYLSLWSGKPYPLGATWDGKGTNFALFSEHATKVELCLFDKQGRETRLPLTEMSNFVWHGYIPSVGPGQRYGFRVYGPYEPQWGHRFNPNKLLIDPYAKAIEGDVQFGEATFGYSWSDPGRDLSFSHEDDAALIPKAVVIDELFDWEEDALLQTPRHETIIYELHVKGFTQQHPDIPPALRGTYAGLAHPAAISHLQSLGITAVELMPVHHFLAYPGHLVERGLRNYWGYDSIGYLAPYSGYSSSGVQGQQVVEFKQMVKALHQAGIEVIIDVVYNHTGEGNHLGPTLSLRGIDNASYYRLVEGDARYYMDFTGCGNSLNVRNPQVLKLIMDSLRYWVLEMHVDGFRFDLASALARELYAVDRLSAFFDIIHQDPVLADVKLIAEPWDVGEGGYQVGEFPLLWSEWNGKYRDTVRDFWRGEDSRLAEFAYRFTGSSDLYQSNGRNPSASINFVTAHDGFTLRDLVSYNDKHNEANGEDNHDGESHNRSWNCGEEGESQDPAVLTLRQRQQRNFLVTLLLSQGVPMILSGDEMGRSQQGNNNAYCQDNEVSWLNWQLNNEDHELLDFTRQLIALRRLHPVFRRRKWFQGRAIHGSGVHDIAWFNPDGGEMTEHQWNDGFAKAIAILLNGLEIAEPGERGERIMDDSFLLFFNAHYEMLEFTIPEGLQPRHWQVIVDTRHPRLIENGLWYTSDKPIPVLDRSIVVLKQIG, encoded by the coding sequence ATGTACTTATCACTCTGGTCTGGTAAACCTTACCCCCTAGGCGCAACCTGGGATGGGAAAGGAACCAACTTTGCCCTGTTTTCCGAACACGCCACGAAAGTTGAACTGTGCCTGTTCGACAAACAAGGACGAGAAACCCGACTGCCGCTGACGGAGATGAGTAATTTTGTTTGGCATGGCTATATTCCTTCGGTAGGGCCGGGACAGCGGTATGGCTTTCGGGTCTATGGCCCCTACGAACCACAGTGGGGGCATCGCTTTAATCCCAACAAGTTGCTGATCGATCCCTATGCTAAAGCGATCGAAGGCGATGTGCAGTTTGGTGAAGCGACGTTTGGCTATTCCTGGAGTGACCCGGGGCGGGACCTTTCATTTTCCCACGAAGATGACGCTGCCTTGATCCCGAAAGCTGTTGTCATTGACGAACTATTTGATTGGGAAGAGGATGCGCTGTTGCAAACGCCGCGCCACGAAACGATTATTTATGAACTGCATGTGAAAGGGTTCACACAACAACATCCAGATATTCCCCCAGCGTTACGAGGCACCTATGCCGGGCTCGCTCATCCGGCGGCCATTTCCCATTTGCAATCGTTAGGGATCACGGCTGTTGAACTGATGCCCGTGCATCACTTTTTGGCTTACCCCGGACACTTAGTTGAGCGTGGATTGCGCAACTATTGGGGATATGATTCGATCGGTTATCTTGCCCCCTACTCTGGCTACAGTTCCAGCGGTGTTCAGGGGCAACAGGTGGTGGAATTTAAGCAAATGGTGAAAGCATTGCACCAAGCGGGCATTGAGGTGATTATAGATGTTGTCTATAACCACACAGGTGAGGGAAATCATTTGGGCCCTACCCTATCCTTGCGCGGCATTGACAACGCCTCCTACTATCGTTTGGTCGAAGGAGATGCTCGCTACTATATGGACTTCACGGGCTGTGGCAATTCCCTGAATGTGCGCAATCCTCAGGTGTTGAAGCTGATCATGGATAGCTTGCGCTATTGGGTGCTAGAGATGCACGTCGATGGCTTTCGCTTTGATCTGGCATCAGCATTAGCGCGAGAATTGTATGCGGTCGATCGTCTCTCGGCTTTCTTCGATATCATTCACCAAGATCCGGTTTTAGCGGACGTGAAGCTGATTGCCGAACCCTGGGATGTGGGCGAGGGCGGCTATCAAGTGGGCGAATTTCCATTGCTGTGGTCAGAATGGAACGGTAAATACCGCGATACGGTGCGCGACTTTTGGCGTGGTGAAGATAGCCGCTTGGCAGAATTTGCCTATCGGTTTACGGGTAGCTCGGATTTGTATCAAAGCAATGGTCGCAATCCCAGTGCTAGCATCAACTTTGTTACTGCCCATGATGGCTTTACGCTGCGCGATTTGGTTAGTTATAACGACAAGCACAACGAAGCTAATGGGGAAGATAATCACGATGGCGAAAGTCATAACCGATCGTGGAATTGTGGAGAAGAGGGCGAATCTCAAGATCCGGCTGTGTTAACTCTGCGGCAACGGCAACAGCGCAATTTCCTAGTCACCCTCCTATTGTCTCAAGGGGTTCCGATGATCCTCAGTGGGGATGAAATGGGTCGATCGCAGCAAGGCAACAACAATGCCTATTGCCAAGACAATGAGGTGTCTTGGTTGAACTGGCAACTTAACAATGAAGATCATGAACTATTAGACTTTACTCGTCAATTGATTGCCCTACGCCGCCTCCATCCGGTGTTTCGCCGTCGCAAGTGGTTTCAAGGCCGCGCTATTCATGGATCGGGAGTGCACGACATTGCCTGGTTTAATCCCGATGGTGGTGAGATGACTGAGCACCAGTGGAACGATGGGTTTGCTAAGGCGATCGCGATTCTGTTGAATGGATTAGAAATTGCGGAACCCGGCGAACGGGGCGAACGAATCATGGATGACAGTTTTTTGCTGTTTTTTAATGCCCACTATGAAATGCTGGAGTTTACGATTCCAGAAGGGTTGCAGCCACGCCACTGGCAAGTGATTGTGGACACTCGCCATCCTCGTTTGATTGAAAATGGCCTATGGTACACCAGCGACAAACCCATTCCGGTGCTCGATCGATCGATTGTGGTGTTAAAGCAGATCGGTTGA
- the ybaK gene encoding Cys-tRNA(Pro) deacylase produces MKKTNAVRLLDRLKIAYNLLSYDVDPADLSAESTAQKLGLPPTQIFKTLVAKGDRQGVCLAVIPGNAQLDLKALAALSGNKSIDPVPLKDVQPLTGYIRGGVTALACKKDYPVYVDATIEPLPWVAVSAGQRGLMIQLTPTDYLRAVNGTVGSIAL; encoded by the coding sequence ATGAAAAAAACTAATGCGGTGCGGCTACTCGATCGCCTCAAGATTGCCTACAACCTGCTGAGCTATGACGTAGATCCGGCGGATTTATCCGCAGAAAGTACAGCCCAAAAACTGGGCTTGCCCCCAACACAAATCTTTAAAACGCTGGTCGCTAAGGGCGATCGACAAGGGGTATGTCTGGCAGTAATTCCTGGCAATGCTCAGTTAGATTTAAAGGCACTGGCCGCTCTGAGCGGTAACAAGAGCATCGATCCGGTACCCCTGAAAGATGTGCAACCGTTGACGGGCTACATTCGCGGTGGTGTTACAGCTTTAGCTTGTAAGAAAGACTATCCAGTATATGTGGATGCAACCATCGAACCATTACCGTGGGTAGCTGTTTCCGCAGGGCAACGCGGACTGATGATTCAATTAACCCCAACGGACTATTTGCGCGCGGTGAATGGCACAGTGGGATCGATCGCTCTCTAA
- a CDS encoding helix-turn-helix domain-containing protein: protein MDALETIIGECRTYSDRVDTHDHAYAQLLLPLYGSLFIQTEFQEFELQSSHVFFLLPHCQHTFYAKDCNQFLVLDIPKSSIFNLRCIQQNTSIKTILDDRWQALRQLLLAEINQSQYSLTDLFRYAERLLQLKPQSRSIQYLQENYHQSITLPELAKLEGYNTTYYCEWFKFTTGSTVKQYIQTLRFERAKHLLQATDWSVTQIAHAIGYEHPASLTRLFRQFSAFTPQAYRQHSRNSATCFQNLAK, encoded by the coding sequence ATGGATGCTCTCGAAACAATCATCGGCGAATGTCGAACTTACTCCGATCGAGTTGACACGCATGATCACGCTTATGCTCAGTTGTTGTTGCCTCTGTATGGTAGTTTATTTATTCAGACCGAGTTTCAGGAGTTTGAGTTGCAATCATCGCATGTATTCTTTTTGTTGCCCCATTGTCAACATACGTTTTATGCCAAAGATTGCAACCAATTTCTAGTCTTGGATATTCCTAAATCTAGCATTTTTAATCTCCGTTGTATTCAACAAAATACTAGCATCAAAACTATTTTAGACGATCGCTGGCAAGCATTGCGTCAATTACTCCTAGCTGAAATTAATCAATCACAGTACTCATTAACAGATTTGTTTCGTTATGCTGAGCGCTTACTACAACTGAAACCGCAATCGCGATCAATTCAATATCTTCAGGAGAATTATCATCAGTCAATTACATTACCTGAATTAGCCAAACTTGAAGGATACAACACAACCTATTATTGCGAATGGTTTAAGTTCACGACTGGAAGCACCGTCAAACAGTACATTCAAACATTGCGGTTCGAGCGAGCAAAGCACTTGCTGCAAGCGACTGATTGGTCTGTCACTCAAATTGCTCATGCGATCGGCTACGAACATCCTGCTTCCTTGACTCGCCTGTTCAGACAGTTTAGCGCCTTTACTCCACAAGCCTATCGGCAACACAGCCGAAATTCGGCCACCTGTTTCCAAAATTTGGCTAAGTAA
- a CDS encoding beta strand repeat-containing protein, producing MRYSAFYPRLSLALSLCLNITLGLELFRPPMAQAQVRADRTLSRTSQVDLDGNRWVITEGTLRGTNLFHSFEEFSVPENGTASFQGIDPAIANIFARVTGQLRSNINGTIEALQTNGALSSANLFLLNPNGILFGPNARLNLGGSFIATTADRIQFANGVQFSASTPQDVPLLTVSTPIGLQFGSNPGRIMNRSMAQNFSSTGEVLLDPFDGEARGLRVLPGQTLALVGGSIRLRGGGLVAGSENTEPGGRIELASVGANEVVRLIPSTMGWSLGVTPGQNFDDIRLSQGAIVNTSGNSGGAIVVQGRNIRLSGGSQFLSVTQAGRGESMIVNATDRLIVTGASDQGNSLLYTETQASGSAGDIQLSARQLQISDAGFITSLSSGSGKGGDVMVNAVETIEVIGRPSSLVTLADGDGAAGDLQISTRQLHILEGGEVGSIASGTGRGGNVMVNASESVNIIGISTAPELTDDDRGGNLLAQTQANGENAGAAGNITVTTDRLLLQNGGQIASSTVGGGDAGRLTVRARDIELTGIALDDDGSPFLSSLEDGSLPYPSGLFSGTGPGSTGSGGQLRVTADRLSLRNGAVLQTNTFGSGNAGNMEIRVREFITVSGRAPGNLIPTGITAISGGFPGSGFREVRRATGSSGNIQITTQDLRLEDGAVIATSSINPAAAGAGQLQIQARSIALSNNAQLNARTESGGRDSATIDLRGLELLSLQGGSQITTRAGIETGGGNGGTIRIQARYIVAEPVGDNDISADAGQGDGGDVDITANIIGLVQQDRPTSPQSGITASSEQGVSGTITIRSPEFDPTRGLLELPTDIVDRSRLIARTCRPANPDAPQSAFVITGRGGLPSSPRDPGSSNPVESDWVTLPPQTEPTELSTTTAISPETAMPELATGSQPPNSQTIVEAQGWQIGTQGEIELVAYSQNRSIAPAIEQNPPCPTP from the coding sequence ATGAGGTATTCTGCTTTTTATCCCCGTCTGAGTCTTGCGCTCAGCCTTTGCCTAAACATTACCCTTGGGCTGGAATTGTTTCGCCCTCCAATGGCCCAAGCTCAAGTTCGCGCCGATCGCACTTTGTCTCGTACCTCACAAGTCGATCTAGACGGGAATCGCTGGGTGATCACGGAAGGAACACTCAGAGGAACTAATTTGTTTCATAGTTTTGAAGAATTTTCTGTGCCGGAGAATGGGACAGCTTCGTTTCAAGGCATTGATCCAGCCATTGCTAACATCTTTGCGCGAGTCACAGGACAACTGCGTTCTAATATCAATGGCACGATCGAAGCGTTACAAACCAATGGAGCACTGAGTTCCGCTAATCTATTTTTACTAAACCCCAACGGCATTCTGTTTGGGCCCAATGCCCGGCTCAATTTGGGTGGTTCATTTATTGCGACTACAGCCGATCGCATTCAATTTGCCAATGGGGTACAGTTCAGCGCCAGCACGCCTCAAGATGTTCCCTTGCTAACAGTTAGCACGCCGATTGGGTTGCAGTTTGGCAGCAATCCAGGTCGCATTATGAACCGATCGATGGCGCAAAATTTCAGTAGCACTGGCGAGGTTCTGCTTGATCCGTTTGATGGTGAAGCACGCGGTCTCAGAGTGTTGCCAGGTCAAACCTTGGCGCTAGTAGGCGGTTCTATCAGGTTACGCGGAGGGGGATTGGTGGCAGGAAGCGAGAACACTGAACCGGGTGGACGGATTGAATTAGCCAGTGTGGGGGCTAACGAAGTTGTTCGCCTCATTCCTAGCACAATGGGTTGGAGCTTAGGGGTGACGCCCGGGCAGAATTTTGATGATATTCGCTTGTCGCAAGGGGCAATTGTCAACACCAGCGGCAACAGCGGCGGTGCCATTGTTGTACAGGGTCGCAATATTCGACTAAGTGGCGGTTCGCAGTTCCTGTCCGTGACGCAGGCGGGCAGGGGTGAGTCTATGATTGTGAATGCCACCGATCGCCTGATCGTCACCGGAGCCTCTGATCAAGGAAATAGTTTGCTGTATACGGAAACCCAAGCAAGTGGTTCTGCTGGCGACATTCAACTTTCTGCCAGACAACTCCAAATCAGCGATGCCGGGTTTATTACGTCTCTGTCGTCTGGAAGCGGCAAGGGCGGGGATGTGATGGTGAATGCCGTGGAGACCATTGAGGTGATTGGCAGACCCAGCAGCTTGGTAACGTTGGCCGATGGAGACGGAGCGGCCGGAGATTTACAGATTTCCACCCGACAATTGCATATTCTTGAGGGTGGCGAAGTGGGATCGATCGCCAGTGGTACTGGACGCGGCGGGAATGTAATGGTCAACGCTTCAGAGTCAGTGAATATCATTGGCATTTCTACTGCTCCTGAGTTGACCGATGACGATCGGGGGGGCAATTTGTTGGCCCAAACCCAAGCAAACGGTGAAAATGCGGGAGCCGCTGGAAATATTACCGTTACAACCGATCGCCTGTTGTTACAAAACGGTGGACAGATTGCATCATCGACTGTAGGCGGTGGGGATGCGGGACGGCTAACGGTACGGGCTAGAGACATTGAGTTAACGGGAATTGCGCTAGACGATGACGGGTCTCCGTTTTTGTCGTCGCTGGAAGATGGGAGTTTACCGTATCCCAGCGGTCTGTTTTCGGGAACCGGGCCGGGATCTACGGGCAGCGGAGGACAGTTGCGCGTGACAGCCGATCGTTTAAGCTTACGCAATGGGGCTGTGCTGCAAACTAACACCTTTGGCAGTGGCAATGCTGGCAATATGGAAATTCGCGTCAGAGAGTTTATTACAGTCAGCGGTCGTGCTCCGGGTAATTTAATCCCTACCGGAATTACCGCGATTTCTGGCGGATTTCCTGGATCGGGATTTCGAGAAGTGCGTCGTGCGACAGGCAGCAGCGGTAATATTCAGATTACAACTCAAGATTTGCGCCTTGAAGACGGGGCAGTCATTGCAACTAGTAGCATTAATCCGGCGGCAGCGGGGGCCGGACAGCTACAAATTCAAGCCCGATCGATCGCCCTCAGCAACAATGCCCAACTCAACGCTCGCACCGAATCGGGAGGTCGCGACAGTGCCACGATTGATCTACGCGGCTTAGAGCTACTGAGTTTGCAAGGCGGCAGCCAAATTACCACTCGTGCTGGGATAGAAACTGGCGGCGGCAATGGGGGCACCATTCGCATACAAGCCCGTTACATCGTGGCAGAACCTGTTGGTGATAACGATATTTCTGCGGATGCAGGTCAGGGGGATGGAGGAGATGTCGATATTACAGCAAACATTATTGGATTGGTTCAGCAAGATCGCCCCACCTCTCCGCAAAGTGGGATCACTGCCAGTTCCGAGCAAGGCGTCAGCGGCACAATTACCATCCGTTCACCCGAATTTGACCCCACTCGTGGATTACTAGAATTGCCAACGGATATTGTGGATAGGTCGCGGTTGATTGCTCGAACTTGCCGTCCAGCCAATCCGGATGCTCCTCAAAGCGCGTTTGTCATCACTGGGCGCGGTGGATTGCCCTCTAGCCCTCGCGATCCGGGCAGCAGCAACCCCGTAGAATCAGATTGGGTGACCCTTCCCCCTCAAACGGAACCGACGGAACTCTCCACAACAACAGCCATCTCTCCAGAAACTGCAATGCCAGAATTGGCAACGGGTTCACAGCCTCCTAACTCACAGACAATTGTAGAAGCCCAAGGTTGGCAAATCGGAACACAGGGTGAGATTGAGTTGGTGGCTTACTCTCAAAATCGCTCGATCGCTCCAGCAATCGAACAAAATCCTCCTTGCCCAACGCCCTAA
- the yddG gene encoding aromatic amino acid exporter YddG yields MLDRSQRFRQRATLIGFSAILMWSTLALLTKLSGNLPPFQLTAMAFTIAALIGVGVWLKQGGSIVRSLKLPPAVWGLGIFGLFGYHLFYFIALQQAPAVEASLIAYLWPLLIVLFSALLPNESLRWFHVVGAIAGFVGAAVLVTQGQGLRFSPQYSLGYLAALGCAFTWSSYSVLSRRWGNIPTHAVGGFCLVTALLAWLCHFAFERTVFPQGGQWSAILGLGLGPVGLAFYTWDYGVKHGNIKSLGALSYAAPLLSTVLLVVCGLAEASWRLGLACVLIVGGAVLAAGRWSNDEKN; encoded by the coding sequence ATGCTCGATCGATCGCAACGCTTCCGACAACGAGCCACCCTAATTGGCTTCAGTGCTATTCTCATGTGGTCCACCCTGGCTCTACTCACCAAGCTCAGTGGCAATCTACCTCCCTTTCAACTGACAGCAATGGCATTTACCATCGCAGCGCTGATTGGTGTAGGCGTTTGGTTGAAACAAGGCGGCTCGATCGTCCGTTCCTTGAAGTTACCGCCCGCCGTGTGGGGACTGGGCATCTTTGGTCTATTTGGCTATCACCTGTTCTATTTCATTGCCCTCCAGCAAGCTCCTGCCGTAGAAGCTAGCCTGATTGCATACCTGTGGCCGCTGTTGATTGTATTGTTTTCTGCATTGTTGCCGAATGAATCACTGCGCTGGTTTCATGTAGTCGGGGCGATCGCTGGATTTGTCGGAGCCGCAGTGTTAGTCACCCAAGGACAGGGACTCAGGTTCAGCCCACAGTATAGTTTGGGTTATCTAGCGGCTCTAGGTTGTGCTTTTACCTGGTCTAGTTATTCGGTCTTGTCACGGCGATGGGGCAATATTCCCACCCATGCTGTTGGTGGCTTCTGCTTGGTTACAGCCCTACTAGCCTGGCTCTGTCATTTTGCGTTTGAACGCACGGTGTTCCCCCAAGGTGGTCAATGGTCGGCAATTCTTGGTTTGGGACTAGGCCCAGTGGGGCTGGCGTTTTACACCTGGGATTATGGCGTCAAACATGGCAATATCAAAAGTCTAGGTGCGTTGTCCTATGCGGCTCCGCTATTGTCTACGGTGCTTTTGGTAGTTTGTGGACTGGCAGAGGCAAGCTGGCGGCTAGGATTAGCCTGTGTATTGATTGTTGGAGGAGCCGTGTTAGCGGCTGGAAGATGGAGTAATGATGAAAAAAACTAA
- the murQ gene encoding N-acetylmuramic acid 6-phosphate etherase: MLNLDRLSTEQRNPNTLQIDQVSTLEMVKLINDEDKQVALAIEHVLPTIAQAIDIIAVQLKQGGRLIYLGAGTSGRLGILDASECPPTYGTDPNLVIGLIAGGDAAIRKAVEGAEDSRELGAKDLLTLGLTAQDVVVGLAASGRTPYVIGGLEYAQDMGAQTIAIACTPNSVIGMIAHIAIEVSPGPEVITGSTRMKAGTVQKLILNMLSTGAMIKIGKVYSNLMVDVQATNQKLVERAKRIVSEATGVDRSRAEALLQLTHYDVKLAILIERTNLPLEQAQMILQQADGYLQTAIDTATGKLTLHNHTPIE; the protein is encoded by the coding sequence ATGCTCAATCTCGATCGTCTGTCTACGGAACAGCGCAATCCCAACACGCTACAGATTGATCAGGTTTCGACGTTGGAGATGGTTAAACTGATCAACGATGAAGATAAACAAGTGGCGCTGGCTATTGAACACGTATTGCCCACCATTGCTCAGGCGATCGACATCATTGCCGTTCAATTAAAACAGGGTGGCAGGTTGATCTATCTAGGAGCGGGAACCAGCGGGCGTTTGGGAATTTTGGATGCTTCAGAATGTCCTCCCACCTACGGCACCGATCCGAACTTAGTGATTGGGTTAATTGCTGGGGGTGATGCAGCCATTCGCAAAGCGGTAGAAGGGGCAGAAGATAGTCGTGAATTGGGCGCTAAGGATCTCCTTACACTTGGATTGACAGCGCAGGATGTCGTCGTGGGGCTGGCGGCCAGTGGACGAACGCCCTATGTGATTGGTGGATTGGAATATGCTCAGGACATGGGTGCACAGACAATCGCCATTGCCTGTACCCCCAATTCGGTGATTGGCATGATTGCTCATATTGCCATTGAAGTTTCACCTGGGCCTGAAGTAATTACGGGTTCAACACGAATGAAAGCTGGAACAGTACAGAAACTGATTTTGAACATGCTTTCGACCGGAGCAATGATTAAAATTGGCAAGGTTTATAGCAATTTAATGGTTGATGTACAAGCTACAAATCAGAAATTAGTAGAGCGAGCCAAGCGCATTGTCAGCGAAGCAACCGGAGTCGATCGATCGCGGGCAGAAGCCCTACTGCAATTAACCCACTACGACGTAAAGCTAGCCATTTTGATTGAAAGAACGAATTTACCCTTAGAACAAGCACAAATGATCTTGCAACAGGCAGATGGATATTTGCAAACAGCGATTGATACCGCTACTGGTAAGCTTACGCTGCACAACCATACCCCAATTGAGTAG
- a CDS encoding calcium-binding protein, producing the protein MPVSMIGRGRKNPFGYVDRQITRTNVTRTYILRDIDTSSTGVSTDIGSPYGSSSGVQLYSLTTILSGEPGGITRLQLRRINNTQENGSTYLTYEVRVTIDPRSRQTSMTLGSTISPETGYAGFYFSDLGIGTGGGIAIAGNGNIVGTSARDALIGGDSNDTIDGRGGADYMRGGRGNDTYIVRDSNTQIDETPQTGIETVVSYVDWDLSRKVIALPKFNGETTNRFQVETNVETGLDHLTLTGNAAINGTGNNLSNVIKGNNANNTLSGQAGNDTLIGGGGNDSLFGGDGNDELNGFGTVASTVSQFDTLNGGAGNDVFVLGGTWGVSYVEPGDGYAVISDWTATQDRIKVKNVPGGTYSLEFKSVSGIGSALLDTEIYFTDSRGFKDRIGIIQDSINVNIARDFVFV; encoded by the coding sequence ATGCCAGTTTCAATGATAGGGCGAGGACGAAAGAATCCATTTGGCTATGTCGATCGCCAAATTACTCGAACAAATGTAACACGAACTTATATTCTTAGAGACATTGACACAAGCTCAACTGGCGTTTCAACCGACATTGGTAGTCCGTATGGCTCCAGTTCGGGCGTACAGCTTTATTCGTTGACTACCATTCTCAGCGGTGAACCCGGTGGAATCACCCGGCTACAACTGCGTAGAATCAACAATACCCAAGAAAATGGCTCTACTTATCTCACCTATGAAGTCAGAGTGACGATCGATCCTCGTTCTCGTCAAACTTCGATGACATTAGGCTCAACGATTTCGCCAGAAACGGGATATGCTGGCTTCTATTTCAGTGATTTGGGCATCGGCACAGGAGGTGGAATTGCCATTGCGGGTAACGGCAACATTGTAGGAACATCAGCCCGAGATGCCCTGATTGGGGGGGATAGCAACGACACGATCGATGGGCGTGGTGGCGCTGACTATATGCGCGGTGGGCGCGGTAATGATACTTACATCGTTCGTGACAGCAACACCCAAATCGATGAAACTCCTCAGACAGGCATCGAAACGGTGGTGTCTTATGTCGATTGGGATTTGAGTCGAAAGGTGATTGCTCTACCAAAATTTAATGGTGAAACAACCAATAGATTTCAGGTAGAAACAAATGTTGAAACTGGCTTGGATCATCTCACCTTGACGGGTAATGCAGCGATTAATGGCACAGGCAATAATTTGTCTAACGTCATCAAAGGCAACAACGCCAACAACACCCTGTCGGGGCAAGCCGGCAACGATACCCTAATTGGGGGCGGTGGAAATGATAGTTTATTCGGTGGTGACGGCAATGATGAACTGAATGGATTTGGTACTGTAGCGAGTACCGTGTCTCAGTTCGACACCCTCAACGGTGGAGCCGGAAACGATGTATTTGTGTTGGGTGGAACTTGGGGCGTTTCGTATGTCGAACCGGGCGATGGCTATGCCGTGATCAGCGATTGGACAGCGACTCAAGATCGCATCAAGGTCAAAAATGTGCCCGGCGGCACCTATAGCCTAGAGTTCAAGAGCGTGAGTGGTATTGGCTCTGCTCTGTTGGATACAGAAATCTACTTCACCGACTCTCGCGGCTTCAAAGATCGCATTGGCATTATCCAAGACAGTATTAATGTCAACATTGCGCGTGATTTTGTGTTTGTTTAA
- a CDS encoding pentapeptide repeat-containing protein: MKAAVELTILFAIALTVVGWLAGNTGVSLIGTGIALILSTAVIGRVGLPALRNVLTPSQWRSTAAHLGIVVASSGLFLMSPIGQRAIATFWQLDWQKVSTLGSILGALGQILIAMLAVYVSWQQYVISKDLTIRSNTITQQQTIDAYFDGIAELMLTEDGLLEDFPMERAIAEGRTAAILSSIDASGKAKVLRFLSRSGLITPLKRDQLLGRPILDGRGVYSEDRQAGLRVIHLGVMLAGADLAGTDLRWTDLSDINLIRANLSHCDLVRANLARSILSEACFAGADLHRVRFFYGKSTTATPRTAIHQPNYANGEFTGAVIEGADFTGAKRLSPAQRYYCCAWGGPKTRSTIPGGCEGIPDRLES, from the coding sequence ATGAAAGCTGCTGTAGAGTTAACGATTCTGTTTGCGATCGCGCTAACGGTAGTGGGGTGGCTGGCTGGCAACACGGGAGTCAGCTTAATTGGGACTGGAATCGCGCTGATCCTATCTACCGCTGTCATTGGACGGGTTGGCTTGCCGGCTCTGCGCAATGTGCTGACACCATCACAGTGGCGATCGACCGCCGCTCACCTAGGAATTGTTGTCGCTAGTAGCGGCTTGTTCCTCATGAGTCCAATTGGGCAGCGCGCGATCGCTACTTTTTGGCAGCTAGATTGGCAAAAAGTCAGCACCCTCGGATCGATTTTGGGAGCATTAGGGCAAATTCTGATCGCTATGCTAGCCGTCTATGTCTCTTGGCAGCAATATGTCATTTCTAAAGATTTGACCATTCGCTCAAATACTATCACTCAACAGCAAACCATAGATGCTTACTTTGATGGCATTGCAGAACTCATGTTGACGGAGGATGGACTGTTAGAAGATTTTCCGATGGAACGAGCCATCGCCGAGGGACGGACTGCTGCCATTTTGAGTAGTATCGATGCCAGTGGCAAAGCGAAGGTATTACGGTTTCTGTCGCGATCGGGGTTAATTACTCCCCTCAAACGCGATCAGTTATTGGGACGGCCAATTCTAGACGGCAGGGGAGTCTATTCAGAAGATCGGCAGGCTGGGTTGCGTGTCATTCATTTGGGGGTGATGCTAGCAGGCGCTGATTTGGCAGGTACCGATCTACGGTGGACTGATCTCAGCGATATCAATCTGATCCGCGCCAATCTCAGCCATTGTGACCTAGTTCGTGCCAACCTAGCCCGTAGCATTTTGTCTGAGGCCTGCTTTGCCGGAGCCGACTTACACCGCGTTCGCTTCTTCTATGGCAAGTCAACCACTGCAACCCCCCGCACTGCCATCCATCAACCCAATTACGCCAATGGTGAGTTTACCGGAGCCGTGATCGAGGGGGCAGATTTCACGGGAGCTAAACGGCTATCACCGGCTCAGCGCTACTACTGCTGCGCATGGGGTGGGCCAAAAACTCGCAGCACAATTCCGGGTGGGTGCGAGGGCATTCCCGATCGGCTTGAGTCATGA
- the tadA gene encoding tRNA adenosine(34) deaminase TadA, whose translation MCRAIELAAAAGDAGDVPVGAVIVADKQLIAEGENRRERDHDPTAHAEIVALRSAGRALGTWHLEQCTLYVTLEPCPMCAGALVQARLGLLVYGADDLKAGAIRTVINIPDGASSNHKLPVMGGILASTCQQQLQQWFAARRQAKRSNPPNQQK comes from the coding sequence ATGTGCCGAGCGATCGAACTAGCCGCAGCGGCTGGAGACGCTGGAGACGTGCCTGTCGGTGCAGTCATCGTGGCAGATAAACAACTCATTGCAGAAGGCGAAAACCGGCGCGAACGGGATCATGATCCCACCGCCCATGCTGAAATTGTGGCACTGCGATCGGCCGGCCGCGCACTCGGAACGTGGCATCTGGAGCAATGCACTCTGTATGTCACCTTAGAGCCGTGTCCCATGTGTGCTGGCGCGTTAGTGCAAGCCCGATTAGGGTTATTGGTTTATGGAGCCGATGACCTCAAAGCGGGCGCGATTCGCACGGTGATCAACATTCCCGATGGGGCCAGTTCCAATCACAAATTGCCTGTGATGGGTGGGATTCTGGCATCCACCTGTCAGCAGCAATTACAGCAGTGGTTTGCCGCCAGAAGACAAGCGAAACGATCGAATCCTCCCAATCAGCAGAAATGA